Proteins encoded together in one Qingrenia yutianensis window:
- a CDS encoding DUF6017 domain-containing protein — translation MKIDSSHIEYIDFALRSNTSDVRNIRAFLITTIYRSFETADNWFAAKVKYDMANV, via the coding sequence TTGAAAATTGACTCGTCGCATATTGAATATATAGACTTCGCCCTGCGGAGCAACACATCAGATGTCCGGAATATCCGGGCATTTTTAATTACAACGATTTATCGGTCGTTTGAAACGGCAGATAATTGGTTTGCGGCAAAAGTAAAATACGATATGGCAAATGTATAG